One window of Propionispora vibrioides genomic DNA carries:
- the pgaC gene encoding poly-beta-1,6-N-acetyl-D-glucosamine synthase: MLDSYSLLEFLEDYVFYYPLAMSIIWMIGASYFYMRREQGRKTLPELEEYPLVSVLVPARNEEKAIGSTLKAVLASSYPHLEVIAIDDASTDSTAMILQQIESEEANVRVLMLDKNMGKPYALRCGALASKGDILLCIDADAYLDPYALHWIVAHFINGPRVGAVTGNPRVRNRTSLLAKIQVGEYSSIIGMIKRTQRILGKVLTVSGVIAAFRKQAVLDVGLWDTDMITDDINITWKLEKRFWDIRYEPNALCWILVPESFRGLWKQRVRWAQGGVEVIRRHRDIWKSWKQRRLWPVYLEYVLSVIWSYTYVIFGCIWLINLVYPTGWPEVHVLPEWKGSLLAFVCLVQFLVGLSLDKKYERHIPGYLFWVIWYPFAYWLLMALATVYATPRALFRKMGKPAVWTSPDRGLFTKL, from the coding sequence ATGCTGGATTCCTATAGTTTACTGGAATTTTTAGAGGATTATGTTTTTTACTATCCGCTGGCTATGAGTATTATCTGGATGATTGGCGCGTCATACTTCTATATGCGGCGGGAGCAAGGCCGGAAAACGCTGCCGGAATTGGAAGAATATCCGCTGGTTTCCGTGCTGGTGCCCGCACGCAATGAAGAGAAAGCAATCGGCAGCACCTTAAAAGCAGTGCTGGCCTCTTCGTATCCCCATCTGGAAGTGATAGCTATTGATGATGCCAGCACGGACAGTACCGCAATGATTTTACAGCAGATAGAGTCGGAAGAGGCCAACGTTCGGGTGTTGATGTTGGATAAAAATATGGGTAAGCCCTACGCGCTGCGTTGCGGCGCCCTGGCCAGTAAAGGTGATATTTTACTCTGCATTGATGCGGATGCTTATCTTGATCCCTATGCGCTGCACTGGATTGTAGCGCATTTCATCAATGGCCCCCGAGTTGGGGCTGTGACCGGCAATCCCCGGGTTCGCAACAGGACCTCCTTGTTAGCTAAAATACAGGTTGGCGAGTATTCGTCCATCATCGGCATGATCAAGCGGACGCAGCGAATTTTGGGCAAAGTGCTGACCGTATCCGGTGTCATCGCCGCATTTCGCAAGCAGGCTGTTTTGGATGTAGGACTATGGGATACCGATATGATTACAGACGACATAAATATTACCTGGAAGTTGGAAAAACGTTTCTGGGACATTCGCTATGAACCCAATGCGTTATGCTGGATTCTGGTACCGGAGTCTTTTCGGGGTTTATGGAAACAGCGTGTTAGATGGGCTCAGGGTGGTGTGGAGGTTATCCGCCGTCACCGCGATATATGGAAGAGCTGGAAGCAGAGACGGCTATGGCCGGTTTATCTCGAATATGTACTGTCGGTTATTTGGTCGTACACTTATGTTATTTTCGGCTGCATTTGGCTGATTAATCTGGTATATCCGACCGGTTGGCCGGAAGTGCATGTCTTGCCGGAATGGAAGGGTTCCCTGCTGGCATTTGTGTGCCTGGTCCAATTTCTTGTCGGGTTAAGTCTTGATAAAAAATATGAGCGGCATATTCCCGGCTATTTATTTTGGGTTATCTGGTATCCCTTCGCCTATTGGCTGTTGATGGCCCTGGCTACCGTGTATGCAACGCCCCGGGCGCTTTTTCGGAAAATGGGAAAGCCCGCCGTATGGACAAGTCCCGACAGAGGATTATTTACCAAATTATAA
- the pgaD gene encoding poly-beta-1,6-N-acetyl-D-glucosamine biosynthesis protein PgaD has translation MQRNERWYQFLAGKTVAIAAGCLIVATAVYFGYRSSYIRFPEPLSVNNILVFAFLFVLAALIAGLLFRNIVQMVFLSRLLKKEVLSAGPDLVINQSVLQKPVVRGLEILVSVSVWGLFLYFFQSFFTAVSWILGGRLLYGDLLSPSMIEGTETILLISFLFALAMFLVMFSWSQWNYWRFGRLERRKPRPPVPCSVIAAQYGISERTVHKAAAVKVARILTQEVGLDLEVIKEM, from the coding sequence TTGCAAAGAAACGAACGGTGGTATCAGTTTCTTGCCGGTAAGACCGTTGCTATTGCTGCCGGTTGTCTGATTGTGGCGACGGCCGTATATTTTGGTTACCGGTCTTCCTATATCAGGTTTCCCGAGCCATTATCGGTAAACAATATACTGGTATTTGCCTTTTTGTTTGTACTGGCCGCACTAATCGCGGGACTGCTGTTTCGTAATATAGTACAAATGGTTTTCTTGTCCCGGTTGTTAAAAAAGGAGGTACTGTCAGCCGGTCCTGATTTGGTGATTAACCAATCTGTTTTGCAAAAACCGGTTGTTCGCGGTCTGGAAATTCTGGTGTCGGTTTCGGTATGGGGACTTTTTCTATATTTTTTTCAGTCCTTTTTTACGGCAGTTAGCTGGATTTTAGGAGGAAGGCTATTATATGGCGATTTGTTATCTCCTTCAATGATTGAGGGGACTGAAACCATACTGTTGATTTCCTTTCTATTTGCTTTAGCTATGTTTCTGGTCATGTTCAGTTGGTCCCAATGGAATTATTGGCGATTTGGACGGCTGGAACGCCGCAAACCCCGTCCTCCTGTGCCATGCTCGGTAATTGCCGCTCAATACGGCATTTCGGAAAGAACAGTGCATAAGGCTGCCGCTGTGAAGGTGGCAAGAATATTGACACAGGAGGTTGGTTTGGACTTGGAGGTAATAAAAGAAATGTAA
- a CDS encoding SDR family oxidoreductase: MSQQQNTNSQPAFPPQHQAQQPGIESQMKPRPVFDDANYQPGGKLTGKVALISGGDSGIGRAVAIAFAKEGADVAIAYLNEDADAKETKEYVEKTGRRCLLLSGDIGDEAFCRQAVDQTVKKLGQLDLLVNNAGEQHVQTTLPNITAAQLEKTFRTNIFSCFYLTKAALAYLKAGAAIINTASVTAYAGNEKLIDYSATKGAIVAFTRSLSLALIKQGIRVNGVAPGPIWTPLIPASFSDEDIAQFGQDTPMQHAGQPFEVAPCYVFLASADSAYMSGQILHCNGGKIVNG; encoded by the coding sequence ATGAGTCAACAGCAAAATACAAACAGCCAGCCGGCTTTTCCGCCCCAGCATCAGGCGCAGCAGCCCGGCATCGAATCACAAATGAAACCCCGTCCCGTTTTTGACGATGCCAATTACCAGCCCGGCGGTAAACTGACAGGCAAAGTCGCCCTTATCAGTGGCGGCGACAGCGGCATCGGCCGGGCCGTAGCTATCGCTTTCGCCAAAGAAGGGGCTGATGTGGCTATCGCTTACCTAAATGAAGACGCCGATGCCAAGGAGACAAAAGAGTACGTGGAAAAAACCGGACGGCGCTGCCTGTTATTGTCCGGCGATATCGGCGATGAGGCCTTTTGCCGGCAAGCCGTCGATCAGACAGTAAAAAAACTGGGCCAATTGGATCTTCTGGTGAACAACGCCGGTGAGCAGCATGTGCAAACCACCCTGCCAAACATCACCGCCGCCCAATTGGAAAAAACCTTCCGGACGAATATTTTTTCCTGCTTCTATTTGACAAAGGCCGCTCTGGCTTACCTGAAAGCAGGTGCTGCCATAATCAACACGGCCTCGGTCACCGCCTATGCCGGCAACGAGAAGCTTATCGATTATTCAGCCACTAAAGGCGCAATTGTGGCCTTTACCCGCTCCCTGTCGCTGGCACTTATCAAGCAAGGCATCCGCGTTAACGGAGTGGCACCCGGCCCCATTTGGACCCCGCTAATTCCCGCTTCCTTTTCTGACGAGGATATCGCCCAGTTCGGTCAAGATACACCGATGCAGCATGCCGGTCAGCCCTTTGAGGTAGCTCCCTGCTATGTCTTTTTAGCTTCTGCCGATTCCGCCTACATGTCCGGCCAGATTCTCCACTGCAACGGCGGCAAGATTGTTAACGGCTGA
- a CDS encoding PLP-dependent aminotransferase family protein, producing the protein MDTIDWQLDKNQASTLYKQIIEKIKDKIASGEWPPGTKIPSQRSMSDMLKVNRSTINTALNELIADGLLEAAVGSGTRVANNSWSVLASSAALWTPYTHRGLQQPNLSTIQKINTYEFDDRVIRLGTGELSPEFYPKELMQDTLRSIGENITSLGYEEPLGLYPLREELCRYLARLQIAATPASLLIVSGGLQALQLISLGLLNRSSTLYLERPSYLFSLNLFQSAGIALRGLSMDNEGISPEALQAVPATASRCLYTIPCFQNPTGTTMTAKRRTELYDLCAAKRLPIIEDDVYRELWFDSPPPLPVKTLDKQGLVLYIGSFSKALSPGLRLGWITGPEPVISRLADIKNQIDYGSSSLSQWAVHRLLASGAFYHHVDSLRGKLLARRTVCLQILEQYFADIATWTVPQGGFYVWLTLKKPVSLNRLFYTALDNGLLLNPGNLYDKQASQNLRISYAYARLDDLATGLHRLAELIKTYRL; encoded by the coding sequence ATGGACACCATCGACTGGCAGCTTGACAAAAATCAGGCAAGTACATTATACAAACAAATCATCGAAAAAATCAAAGACAAGATCGCCAGCGGCGAATGGCCGCCAGGCACTAAAATCCCCTCCCAGCGCAGCATGTCGGACATGCTTAAGGTCAACCGCAGCACGATCAATACGGCGCTCAACGAGCTAATCGCCGACGGCCTGCTGGAGGCCGCCGTTGGCAGCGGTACGCGAGTGGCCAATAATTCCTGGTCGGTCCTGGCTTCCTCTGCCGCCCTGTGGACCCCCTATACCCATAGGGGACTACAGCAGCCCAACCTGTCCACCATCCAGAAAATCAATACCTATGAATTCGACGACCGTGTCATCCGGCTGGGTACCGGCGAACTGTCACCCGAGTTTTATCCCAAGGAACTGATGCAGGACACACTCCGCAGCATCGGTGAAAATATCACCAGTCTCGGCTATGAGGAACCGCTTGGCCTGTACCCGCTGCGGGAAGAGCTTTGCCGCTACTTAGCGCGGCTGCAGATTGCCGCCACACCGGCCTCACTGTTAATCGTATCCGGCGGGCTGCAGGCGTTGCAGCTTATTTCCCTGGGATTGCTCAACCGCAGCTCCACGCTCTATCTGGAGCGCCCTTCCTATCTTTTTTCCCTCAATCTCTTCCAGTCGGCCGGCATCGCGCTGCGCGGCCTTTCTATGGACAACGAGGGAATTTCGCCCGAGGCACTGCAAGCCGTACCGGCCACCGCGTCCCGCTGCCTGTACACCATTCCCTGTTTCCAGAACCCTACCGGCACAACTATGACGGCCAAACGTCGCACCGAGCTGTATGATCTCTGCGCCGCCAAACGGCTGCCAATCATTGAAGATGACGTATACCGCGAGTTGTGGTTCGACAGCCCGCCGCCACTGCCGGTAAAAACACTGGATAAACAAGGCCTGGTCCTTTATATCGGCAGCTTTTCCAAAGCGCTAAGTCCGGGGCTGCGCCTCGGTTGGATTACCGGGCCGGAACCTGTTATCAGCCGGCTGGCCGATATCAAAAATCAGATTGATTACGGTTCCAGCTCCCTCTCACAATGGGCTGTGCACCGTCTGCTGGCTTCCGGCGCCTTCTACCACCACGTAGACAGCCTGCGCGGTAAGCTGCTTGCCCGCCGTACCGTCTGCCTTCAAATCCTGGAACAGTACTTTGCCGATATTGCCACCTGGACCGTGCCGCAAGGCGGCTTCTATGTATGGCTGACGCTCAAAAAACCTGTTTCACTGAACCGGCTCTTTTACACGGCCCTGGACAACGGCCTGCTGCTCAATCCCGGCAATCTATATGACAAACAAGCCAGCCAAAACCTGCGAATTTCTTATGCGTATGCCCGTCTGGACGATCTGGCTACCGGCCTGCATCGTTTGGCCGAACTGATAAAAACTTATCGCCTGTAA
- a CDS encoding LysE/ArgO family amino acid transporter — MVGYSIQGFLMGIAYLAPIGMQNLYVINTALRKTRLKAYQVALLVTLFDISLSLSAFWGTGKVLESIPFLKWGFYLFGSLIILAIGIGLLRAHPESSEDIQLDESFYKTVFFTFSVTWLNPQALLDSTFILGGYRASLDAMASFFFMSGVISGSFVWFFGLVTLVARFRNQLTTARLRLINVVCGVTIILFGINLGYKFIQDALAGYPVLGQVFS; from the coding sequence ATGGTTGGGTATTCTATACAAGGATTTTTGATGGGCATCGCCTATTTAGCTCCCATTGGCATGCAGAATTTATATGTGATTAATACAGCGCTGCGCAAAACGAGGTTAAAGGCCTACCAGGTTGCGCTATTGGTAACACTGTTCGATATATCGTTATCCCTTTCCGCCTTTTGGGGGACCGGAAAAGTATTGGAGTCCATTCCGTTTTTAAAATGGGGTTTTTACCTGTTTGGCAGCCTAATCATTCTGGCCATCGGTATCGGCCTGCTGCGGGCACACCCGGAAAGTTCGGAGGATATCCAACTGGATGAGTCTTTTTATAAGACCGTATTTTTCACTTTCAGCGTGACCTGGCTCAATCCGCAGGCATTGCTGGACAGCACTTTTATTTTAGGCGGGTATCGCGCTTCGCTTGACGCCATGGCCAGTTTCTTCTTTATGTCCGGTGTCATTAGCGGGTCTTTTGTCTGGTTCTTCGGCCTGGTCACGCTGGTGGCCCGCTTCCGTAATCAATTAACGACGGCCAGGCTGCGGCTGATCAATGTGGTTTGCGGTGTTACCATTATTCTGTTTGGTATCAATCTGGGCTATAAGTTTATCCAGGACGCGTTGGCCGGCTATCCTGTTTTGGGGCAGGTTTTTTCCTGA
- a CDS encoding methyl-accepting chemotaxis protein, with protein sequence MKLIELIKRVKLAKLTKLTVGKKIAGGYGIVAILVALMSLFTHFKIGQINTSYEGMIESNLQKIELAQGFAVSFSNESVSLWRFSFTGDLSDAATFNNYSKQADLYLRQMEEIPASEKGKNILQDMKKHKLTYDEMANKVIQAKRNSDAGLVSQAMQEAGKPYQDTIASSEELLRTVRMFVKEEQKAQHEKTDQIQFMLFAISALVAVVGIGVGLTVSRKISRPIRLLTSNANEVARGNLVHDDVLVYSDDEISEVAHSFNTMKRNLQQLILQIVKTTDHVASSSEELTASAEQSALVTNQITTAISEVAAGTQTGASAIETAVTAVEQMTAGIQLMATNAGLVEGVTNKTVQAAQLGDDAVSSAVRQMESIEQTVTDSAGAVEKLGEKSHQIGKIVDTISGIAGQTNLLALNAAIEAARAGEQGRGFAVVADEVRKLAEQSQEAAKQIAGMIAQIQAETEAAVISMHSGSQEVKVGTEVVHAAGRAFQDIVGLISIVSAQVKEMSATIQQMADGSQQIVGSVHNIDEIGKHTADQTHTVSSAAEEQLASMQEIAASSQALSKLASELQEAVRQFKI encoded by the coding sequence ATGAAACTGATTGAACTTATCAAGCGAGTGAAGCTGGCTAAGTTGACAAAACTGACGGTGGGGAAAAAGATTGCCGGCGGCTATGGCATTGTTGCTATACTGGTGGCGCTAATGAGCCTGTTTACTCACTTTAAAATTGGCCAGATCAATACCTCTTATGAAGGCATGATTGAAAGTAATTTGCAGAAAATAGAACTGGCTCAGGGGTTTGCCGTCAGTTTTTCCAATGAATCGGTTTCCCTGTGGCGGTTCAGTTTTACCGGTGATTTGTCGGATGCAGCGACGTTTAATAATTATAGCAAGCAAGCTGACCTGTATCTGCGGCAAATGGAAGAGATTCCAGCCAGCGAAAAAGGGAAAAACATTCTGCAAGATATGAAAAAGCATAAGCTTACATATGATGAGATGGCCAATAAGGTGATCCAGGCAAAACGAAATAGTGATGCCGGCTTGGTCAGCCAAGCTATGCAGGAGGCGGGCAAGCCTTACCAGGATACTATTGCTTCCTCGGAGGAGTTATTAAGAACTGTCAGGATGTTTGTTAAGGAAGAACAGAAGGCTCAACACGAAAAAACCGACCAAATTCAATTTATGCTGTTTGCCATTAGCGCCCTGGTGGCTGTGGTCGGTATCGGTGTCGGGTTGACGGTAAGCCGCAAGATATCCCGCCCGATCCGTCTGCTTACCAGCAATGCTAATGAAGTGGCACGAGGCAATTTAGTGCACGACGATGTACTTGTTTATTCTGACGATGAAATCAGCGAAGTAGCCCATTCCTTCAATACGATGAAGCGGAATTTACAGCAGCTAATTCTGCAGATTGTCAAAACGACCGATCATGTGGCTTCCTCCTCGGAGGAACTGACGGCCAGTGCCGAACAATCGGCACTGGTCACCAATCAGATTACCACGGCGATCAGTGAAGTGGCGGCGGGGACGCAGACTGGCGCCAGCGCTATTGAAACAGCCGTTACCGCTGTAGAGCAGATGACGGCGGGCATTCAGCTCATGGCCACTAATGCCGGTCTGGTAGAGGGCGTAACCAATAAGACGGTACAGGCCGCGCAATTAGGCGATGATGCGGTAAGCAGCGCTGTCCGGCAGATGGAAAGTATTGAGCAGACGGTTACCGATTCGGCCGGTGCTGTAGAAAAGCTGGGAGAAAAATCCCATCAAATCGGAAAAATTGTCGATACTATTTCCGGCATTGCCGGACAGACCAATCTGTTGGCACTTAATGCCGCCATTGAAGCTGCCCGTGCCGGTGAACAGGGCCGGGGTTTTGCCGTTGTGGCAGACGAGGTGCGCAAGCTGGCTGAACAATCCCAGGAAGCGGCTAAACAAATTGCCGGCATGATTGCCCAGATCCAGGCTGAAACCGAGGCGGCGGTAATTTCCATGCACAGCGGCTCGCAGGAGGTCAAGGTTGGTACCGAGGTGGTTCACGCAGCGGGACGGGCGTTTCAGGATATTGTTGGGTTAATTAGTATAGTGTCGGCTCAGGTGAAGGAAATGTCCGCCACCATTCAACAAATGGCCGATGGCAGCCAGCAAATTGTCGGCTCGGTCCATAATATTGATGAAATCGGTAAACATACGGCTGATCAAACTCATACCGTATCGTCTGCAGCGGAAGAGCAATTGGCCTCTATGCAGGAAATTGCAGCTTCCAGTCAGGCGTTGTCTAAACTGGCGTCAGAATTGCAAGAGGCTGTCCGACAGTTTAAAATCTAA
- a CDS encoding metal-sensitive transcriptional regulator yields the protein MLNEQEQKNIKARLRRIAGQINGIEKMVEDRRYCVDTLQQIMAARSALNQVALIILESHTKSCVVTAIQENRTEESVKELMDVLSKFAK from the coding sequence GTGTTAAACGAACAGGAACAGAAGAATATTAAGGCAAGACTGAGGCGGATTGCCGGCCAGATAAACGGAATCGAAAAGATGGTGGAAGACCGGCGGTACTGTGTAGATACGCTGCAGCAGATTATGGCGGCCAGGTCGGCGCTTAATCAAGTGGCACTTATTATATTGGAAAGCCATACCAAAAGCTGTGTGGTAACCGCTATTCAGGAAAATCGTACGGAAGAGTCGGTTAAAGAATTGATGGATGTATTGTCTAAATTTGCGAAATAA
- a CDS encoding heavy metal translocating P-type ATPase, translated as MNKMQSENLVTSSFKIGGMSCAACSSRVERGLAGLPGVAKAAVNLATEKASVTYDPKQVSLQELARKVEDLGYHTFKEKYEFNITGMHCAACSARIERAVGKLPGVYRAVVNLAIEKAVIEVNPAEVTSAMLIAKIESLGFGAQPIAVDADGAAGADREKAARQQDIKRQQFRLILSAVFSLPLILAMVLHLMGSDGQVTELLMNPYLQWFLATPVQFIAGGQFYRGAYLALKNGGANMDVLVVLGTSAAYFYSIANMLYSPHNLYFETSAILITLIILGKLLEARAKGRTSEAIKALMGLQAKTARVVRNGKEEEIPIDLVQVGDILAVRPGEKIPVDGVVVEGTSTVDESMLTGESLPVEKKVGDAVTGATLNRVGAFKFKAARIGKDTALAQIVRIVEEAQGSKAPIQRFADVVSGYFVPVVVGLAVLTFLVWYFIVDAGHFSRALVNFTAVLVIACPCALGLATPTSIMVGTGKGAENGILIKGAEHLEHAHRITTLVLDKTGTITRGEPEVTDFTNLSGMAEAELLSLAGGAEKNSEHPLAQAIVSYSQKQAASLIEPATFTAIPGHGVEAVVAGKRILLGTRKLLQEQKIDFAGHIPAIEAMEQQGKTVMLMAVEEELTGLFAVADTVKPRSREAIAQLQALGIEVWMLTGDNERTARAIAENVGIPHVLAEVLPEDKARKVTELKGQGKIVAMAGDGINDAPALATADVGFAIGTGTDVAIEAADVTLMNSELTGIVAAIRLSKATMKNIKQNLFWALVYNSLGIPLAAAGYLSPVIAGAAMAFSSVSVVSNALRLKNFEPYQKL; from the coding sequence ATGAATAAAATGCAAAGTGAAAACTTAGTAACGTCTTCCTTTAAGATTGGCGGTATGTCCTGCGCCGCCTGCTCCAGCCGGGTAGAGCGAGGCTTGGCCGGTCTGCCGGGGGTGGCTAAGGCAGCAGTCAATCTGGCAACCGAAAAAGCTTCGGTTACCTATGATCCTAAACAAGTCAGTCTGCAGGAGCTGGCCCGGAAGGTAGAGGACTTAGGATATCATACGTTTAAGGAAAAATATGAATTTAATATAACCGGCATGCATTGCGCCGCTTGTTCTGCCAGAATTGAGCGGGCCGTCGGCAAGCTGCCCGGAGTTTATCGGGCAGTGGTTAATCTGGCGATAGAAAAAGCCGTTATCGAAGTGAATCCAGCCGAGGTTACCAGCGCAATGCTTATCGCTAAAATTGAAAGTCTGGGCTTTGGCGCGCAACCGATTGCTGTTGATGCTGACGGAGCGGCCGGTGCCGACCGCGAAAAGGCCGCCCGCCAGCAAGATATAAAACGGCAGCAGTTCCGGCTTATCCTTTCGGCTGTATTCTCGTTGCCCTTGATACTGGCTATGGTGTTACATCTGATGGGAAGTGACGGACAGGTGACGGAGCTATTAATGAATCCGTATCTGCAGTGGTTTTTGGCAACGCCTGTCCAGTTTATCGCCGGCGGGCAGTTTTACCGGGGAGCTTATCTGGCTTTAAAAAACGGCGGTGCCAATATGGATGTGCTGGTCGTGTTGGGAACGTCGGCCGCCTATTTTTACAGCATTGCCAATATGCTGTATTCGCCGCATAATTTGTATTTTGAAACTTCGGCCATACTGATTACGCTGATTATTCTAGGCAAGCTGCTGGAAGCCAGGGCAAAAGGGCGTACTTCGGAGGCCATCAAAGCGCTCATGGGGCTGCAAGCCAAAACAGCCCGGGTGGTGCGGAACGGCAAAGAAGAGGAAATCCCTATTGACCTTGTACAGGTCGGTGATATCTTAGCCGTCCGGCCGGGAGAAAAAATTCCCGTTGACGGCGTGGTAGTGGAAGGAACCTCAACGGTTGATGAATCCATGCTGACCGGGGAAAGTTTGCCGGTTGAGAAAAAGGTAGGCGATGCAGTAACCGGCGCGACTCTGAACCGAGTGGGGGCCTTTAAGTTTAAGGCCGCCCGAATTGGCAAAGACACGGCTTTGGCTCAGATTGTGCGCATTGTGGAAGAGGCTCAAGGGTCGAAAGCGCCGATTCAGCGTTTTGCCGACGTGGTTTCTGGTTATTTTGTACCGGTAGTGGTAGGGCTTGCCGTGCTTACCTTTCTCGTCTGGTATTTTATCGTGGATGCCGGCCATTTTTCGCGGGCCTTAGTCAATTTTACCGCGGTGCTGGTCATTGCCTGTCCCTGCGCTTTAGGGTTGGCAACGCCGACCTCGATTATGGTGGGGACCGGCAAAGGGGCTGAAAACGGCATACTGATTAAAGGTGCCGAGCATTTGGAACATGCCCACCGGATTACCACGCTGGTTCTGGATAAAACGGGGACGATTACCAGGGGCGAACCGGAAGTAACCGATTTTACTAATTTGTCCGGTATGGCTGAAGCTGAACTACTGTCGCTGGCTGGCGGCGCGGAAAAAAATTCCGAGCATCCCCTGGCGCAGGCTATTGTCAGCTATAGCCAAAAACAGGCTGCATCGCTGATTGAACCTGCAACGTTCACGGCGATTCCCGGTCATGGGGTTGAGGCTGTGGTCGCCGGAAAACGAATTCTATTGGGGACCCGGAAGCTGCTGCAAGAGCAGAAGATTGACTTTGCCGGGCATATTCCGGCCATCGAAGCGATGGAGCAGCAGGGGAAGACCGTCATGCTGATGGCGGTCGAGGAAGAACTGACAGGGTTGTTTGCCGTTGCCGATACGGTGAAACCGCGGTCAAGAGAGGCCATCGCCCAATTGCAGGCGCTGGGCATCGAGGTTTGGATGCTTACCGGCGACAACGAACGGACGGCCAGGGCCATTGCCGAGAACGTAGGAATCCCCCATGTTTTGGCGGAAGTGCTACCTGAAGATAAGGCGCGAAAAGTAACGGAACTGAAAGGACAGGGAAAAATCGTTGCCATGGCCGGCGACGGAATTAACGATGCCCCGGCTTTGGCCACCGCCGATGTGGGTTTTGCTATTGGGACGGGAACTGATGTGGCCATTGAGGCAGCCGATGTTACCTTGATGAACAGTGAACTGACCGGCATTGTGGCCGCTATACGGTTAAGCAAAGCGACGATGAAAAATATTAAGCAAAACCTGTTCTGGGCGCTTGTCTATAATTCCTTGGGCATTCCGCTGGCTGCCGCCGGTTACCTGTCGCCAGTCATTGCCGGGGCGGCGATGGCGTTTAGCTCGGTTTCGGTTGTGTCCAATGCGCTGCGGTTGAAAAACTTCGAGCCTTATCAGAAGCTTTGA
- a CDS encoding glycosyltransferase family 9 protein, protein MTIRSILIIRLSSIGDVLHCTPVARSLRQAYPECRITWLVGSVAADLLTYNPHIDEVLVWSRERFEKHLCKLELREAVRMWQDLKELLADRYFDVVLDIHGLFLTGMITKQIQAGRKIGMRGAKELNTLFMTETASSLGRHVTDKYLGVLQAIGITEVDRRMQLTLGPAHGEFAAAYLRQAGILPEERFAVVVPGTTWPSKNWPVEFFIRTIQRLAPKYRIVLGGGKAEAPLGSEIERACGPSVINAIGQTGLLDLAGLIQKAAVVITGDTGPLHMAAALDIPTVAIFGPTDPAFFAPLGEKHIALTSRLACSFCHKTRCPDGNNMCMYGVAPDEVLQAVSKVVDLKF, encoded by the coding sequence GTGACGATAAGAAGCATACTGATTATAAGACTTAGCTCTATTGGTGATGTTCTTCATTGCACGCCGGTAGCCAGATCGTTGAGACAGGCCTATCCTGAATGCCGGATTACCTGGCTGGTGGGATCAGTGGCCGCCGATCTGTTGACCTATAATCCCCATATAGATGAAGTGCTGGTCTGGTCAAGAGAACGTTTTGAAAAACATCTTTGCAAGCTGGAGTTAAGGGAAGCCGTCCGGATGTGGCAAGACTTGAAAGAATTGCTGGCAGACCGGTATTTTGATGTTGTTTTGGATATTCACGGTCTATTTCTTACCGGCATGATCACCAAGCAAATACAGGCAGGCCGGAAAATCGGCATGCGCGGGGCCAAAGAGCTAAATACACTGTTCATGACCGAAACCGCCTCATCCTTGGGCAGGCACGTTACGGATAAATACCTGGGCGTACTTCAGGCAATTGGCATTACCGAGGTGGACCGGCGCATGCAGCTAACACTTGGCCCGGCGCATGGCGAGTTTGCCGCAGCTTATCTACGGCAGGCGGGCATCTTACCGGAGGAGCGGTTTGCGGTTGTTGTTCCGGGGACTACCTGGCCTTCCAAGAATTGGCCGGTGGAATTTTTTATCAGAACTATTCAGCGGCTTGCCCCTAAATACCGGATTGTACTGGGCGGCGGCAAAGCGGAAGCGCCCCTGGGGAGCGAGATTGAAAGGGCGTGCGGGCCTTCGGTGATTAATGCTATTGGGCAAACAGGACTGTTGGATTTAGCCGGGTTGATTCAAAAAGCCGCTGTGGTGATTACCGGGGACACAGGCCCCTTACATATGGCGGCAGCGCTGGACATTCCTACCGTAGCAATCTTCGGGCCTACCGATCCGGCGTTCTTTGCGCCGCTTGGTGAAAAGCATATTGCTCTGACAAGCCGGTTAGCCTGTTCTTTTTGCCATAAAACCAGGTGTCCCGACGGAAATAATATGTGTATGTATGGTGTTGCGCCGGACGAGGTGCTGCAAGCCGTAAGCAAGGTAGTAGATTTAAAATTCTGA